DNA from Mustela erminea isolate mMusErm1 chromosome 18, mMusErm1.Pri, whole genome shotgun sequence:
agTAGAGCACgcgtctcttgatctcagggtcctgagtttgagccccatgctgggtctagagttcactaaaaaaaaaaaaaagtatatgctcCCATTTCTACTCACTTAGCTAATGATGTGCATATATggacattgaaaaaaatctgaaaaattgtTACCAAAGGGTTAATAGCAGTTAGAGAACTAAGGCTACGGATTCTATTTTGATGTTACATGTCCATTCCAATGTTCCTACCAGAAACCCACAGCCGCTGTGTAATAAACTTTTTCTCTCCGTGGGTCTAGCGTTCTGTTTTGGGTTTGCCGAACTGAAAATAAGAACTTTGTGacttttgaaaaaggaaaagcgCTGGTGAGCTGAACTGagttttgggggcagggggacggGGGAGTTGAGGCAAGTGTCCCTTCCCAGCACCGTCGGGACTTCACCGGCAGGGGGCGGCCTGCTCTCGGTGTTGAGCCAGTGGGCGGGCCTCAGCCTGGGGTCCCGAACCTTGCACTCCACACCCGGGAGGCCTCTGTCTGGGTCCCAAAAGGAGACCCGCCAGCCTGATGTGCCAAGCTGGCTCCTTGCTCTTCTCGTCTCTGTACACTAGAGCCAACACTCTGCCCTCTGAGGATGAACATGGTCCTGGGCCCACCTTTAGGGCCAGAAGCCAcatcccccccaacccacccactCACCAGGAGaccagaacattccagaaaggtCTCCGGATGGCTGAACTTATCGAGTCATGCACTCGCAgtaattctcctttatttctcaCCCTCAACAAGGAGGTGGGAAGGCCTCTCCCCCAATTCTGCTCTGTCCATATTTTGGGTATAGTTACTCCCAACCTCTCTTCCTTCAGAGGCCTGAGCCAGGGGACACCACAAGTGTCTCTGCGGAGTGCatgagcgggggcgggggcgggaggggcgggggggggcgggaggtCTACTACTTAGATCCTCAAGGAACGGCCTCACTTTCCCGCCAACTTCCTCATGGCCTCTCCGTCAAAGGTAAAGGCATGCCAGCCCTCAGCTTCAGTCAgatcctgggctcccagggcctTGTACAATGCCATGGCTCTCTGGTTCCAGTCCAGGACGGCCAGGCGGAACTGGGAACAGCCCTGATCCAGGGCCACCTGTGAGAGAAGACGTCGCTGACTTTCCCTTcccaaaaagaaaagactttctCACCCTGCATGGTGACCCCTGTGCTCTCACCCGTGCGTGCTTTTCCAGGGCCAACCTGGGGgcccccccatccctctcctcacCTGTGCCACCCTTCTGATTATTTTGGAGCCAATCCCCTGACCtgttgtgggggaaaaaaaaaaaaagagagagaaaacaaaaagggggCGGGAGTCgcgggtgggggaggaggaggggttgTTTCCGTTGCAGGTACTCAGAAGAGGGCGTGAGACTGGGGTtagggggcaggggatgggggctgGGTCTGGCTGGCTtccccccgcgccccgcccggcCCCACTCGGGTACCCCGATATTCCGGGGTCACGTAGATGTCTTCCAGATAAACGGTGCGCCCCTTCCACGTGCTGTAGATGAAGTAATACAGCCCATACCCCACCACGCGCGGCCCTGGGATGGAGACAGAAAAGGGCACTGGGCGCCAGGGACCGACCTCAGCGAGCGCGCCGGGGCGGGGGACCCTCGCAGGCCCCGGTGCTCTTACCCTGCGTGTCCCCGGGGGCGGGAGGAAGGTCTGCCACCAAACAGCGATACAGAGGGTTCTCTCCGAAGCCATCCGCTCTCAGCGCTGCGGAGGTGGGGGTgcggcagagagacagaagggccTGGGTGTGCGCCCGCCGGGCCCGGAGCTCGGGCCTGGgggacccctcccccctcctccccagcctgggcccccACCTTCTTCGCTGATCTGCACCTGGTCCGAGAGTTTCTCGTACTCGGCCAGTTCCTGCGGCGCGGGGACAGAGGCCATATCAGGGCAGGGGACCCCGACTCCCGGCGCCGCACCCCTCCCCCGGCCGCGCCGCCCGCACCCCCTCGCGGGCCCCGGGTTCCCGGCCCGCAGCCGTCACCCGAATCAGCCTCAGGATCTGTCCACAGTCGCCCTCCTCCGCCTCTCGGATCCGCACGGAAGCCATCTGGACCCCGCGGGCTGGGACTGAAGTCCGGTACCCTCCCCTCCGGTccgacggggtgggggtggggggttcgaACGGGCCTACGCTCCTGGCCGGGacagcggggggcggggcgcggcgggccGGGCCGCAGGAGTGGTGGGCGCGAGGGGGCGCCTCTCCGCGCCGCACCCCTGCACCCGCCCGGGGACGCGCCCCGCCAGCCAATCAGCTGGCAGAGCAGGCCCGCCCCGGGGCCCtagccctgccccccaccgccaGCCCCGTGACCGGGCCCCCGGCAGGGGTCAAGGCTGGACTGCCCGCCCCCTCCCTGTTGTTGCCTGGGTGTCCCAGCCTCTGTGGGTGAAACTTGGCAGTTCAAAAGTCACCTCCCCCGGCCTTCCCTAAGTGAAGTGTGCAGTGATTTTCTGCCGTTCTCCTCGCTCTCGTTCACCCACCCAAGGGCCCTGCGACGCTGGGTGATTCCTGAAACCGCCCCCAGCTCTGAGCTGTCTCCTAGGAGTCTTCAGTGGCTCTAGGTGTCCCCTCTCTTTGGCGCTCTGGAATTTCAAAACGGGTCAGGGAGAGGGCGATGCGCTTTTGTTGGTAGATGCCACTAAATCACACTCAGGGACAGAACCTCCCTCAGAGGCCTGGGAAGACACTGAGGGAACAGCTCAGAGCCTGTGTCATCACAATGAATCCTCCTTCCAGTGAACCCCATAAAGCA
Protein-coding regions in this window:
- the SAT2 gene encoding diamine acetyltransferase 2 isoform X2 — protein: MASVRIREAEEGDCGQILRLIRELAEYEKLSDQVQISEEALRADGFGENPLYRCLVADLPPAPGDTQGQGIGSKIIRRVAQVALDQGCSQFRLAVLDWNQRAMALYKALGAQDLTEAEGWHAFTFDGEAMRKLAGK
- the SAT2 gene encoding diamine acetyltransferase 2 isoform X1, with the translated sequence MASVRIREAEEGDCGQILRLIRELAEYEKLSDQVQISEEALRADGFGENPLYRCLVADLPPAPGDTQGPRVVGYGLYYFIYSTWKGRTVYLEDIYVTPEYRGQGIGSKIIRRVAQVALDQGCSQFRLAVLDWNQRAMALYKALGAQDLTEAEGWHAFTFDGEAMRKLAGK